In Pectobacterium actinidiae, the DNA window CAGCCAGCATTCTGTTGTATTTTTCCCACATTTTTGTCTGAGCGTTAAACCCATGTGTGCCCGCATCAAAATGAGGATAGCGACCTTCCACATGTACCATGAAGCGTACAAAACCGAGGTAGCGTGCTTCCGTTGCGGCATCAAAGCCCAGGAAAGTCAGGCGACGCTCGTCCAAATCCTGCTTATCTTTCAAATTGGTCCACGACACCTGCAAGGCATGATGCATTTCCATGATGTTAATAATCGAGCGGCACACCTCTTCGGTAAGCTCACCAAACTCACGATCCAGTTCGCGCATCTGCAAACCATAACCACGCTCGATAATCGTTTGTAACCGGCGATAGCGCTCGGCGTTATCAGGATCGAGCATCGTCATCATTTTATATTGATTTGAAAGGATCAATCTCTGGGCATTTGTCATTTCCATGGTGCTCTCCTGAACCTCTTTGGTGTAAGCCAATATCGCTAAATAGGTATTGTCCTCAGAATCGCATACTGAATCGTGTCACGGTAGCGGTAGCCACCGCTTCTTTGATTTGAAACAGGGGAAAGAAAAAAATAGCCACCAACA includes these proteins:
- a CDS encoding YfbU family protein, with the translated sequence MEMTNAQRLILSNQYKMMTMLDPDNAERYRRLQTIIERGYGLQMRELDREFGELTEEVCRSIINIMEMHHALQVSWTNLKDKQDLDERRLTFLGFDAATEARYLGFVRFMVHVEGRYPHFDAGTHGFNAQTKMWEKYNRMLAVWQSCPRQYHLSAVEIAQIINA